One part of the [Pantoea] beijingensis genome encodes these proteins:
- a CDS encoding phosphoadenylyl-sulfate reductase encodes MPVFDLAELNALPKVERVMVLAEVNTHLEKCSAEERVIWALENLPGDFVLSSSFGIQAAVSLHLVTRQKPDIPVILTDTGYLFPETYRFIDALTEQLDLNLQVFRAGQSPAWQEARYGKLWEQGVEGIEKYNQINKVEPMNRALETLGGQTWFAGLRRDQSGSRAHLPVLAIQRGVFKILPIIDWDNRQVYQYLQQHGLRYHPLWDEGYLSVGDTHTTRKWEPGMAEEETRFFGLKRECGLHEG; translated from the coding sequence ATGCCTGTATTTGATCTTGCTGAACTTAACGCATTGCCAAAAGTTGAACGGGTAATGGTGCTGGCAGAAGTGAATACGCACCTGGAAAAATGCTCCGCCGAGGAGCGCGTAATCTGGGCGCTGGAAAACCTGCCGGGGGATTTTGTTTTGTCATCCAGCTTTGGTATCCAGGCTGCGGTTTCACTGCATTTGGTGACGCGTCAGAAGCCGGATATTCCAGTGATACTGACCGATACCGGGTATTTGTTCCCGGAAACCTATCGTTTTATTGATGCCCTGACCGAGCAGTTGGATCTTAATTTACAGGTTTTCCGTGCCGGGCAATCGCCCGCCTGGCAGGAAGCCCGCTACGGGAAGTTGTGGGAGCAGGGTGTAGAAGGGATCGAGAAGTACAATCAGATTAATAAAGTTGAGCCGATGAACCGTGCGCTGGAAACGCTAGGCGGACAAACCTGGTTTGCCGGCCTGCGTCGCGATCAGTCCGGGAGCCGCGCACATTTGCCGGTACTGGCCATTCAGCGTGGAGTATTCAAAATACTGCCGATTATCGACTGGGATAACCGCCAGGTTTATCAATATCTGCAGCAGCATGGTCTGCGTTACCATCCCCTGTGGGATGAAGGTTACCTCTCCGTTGGCGACACGCACACCACGCGTAAATGGGAACCGGGTATGGCAGAGGAAGAGACTCGTTTCTTCGGCCTTAAGCGTGAGTGTGGCCTGCATGAAGGTTAA
- a CDS encoding YciI family protein encodes MYIVYLNYHRPVDEVEALLEPHIQWLERYFEAGVFLAAGRKDPRTGGMLMAKDIDRDRLDAILAEDPFVAVAHYEVTKVNVTRASDPFKTLVGI; translated from the coding sequence ATGTATATTGTTTATCTAAATTACCATCGTCCCGTTGATGAGGTTGAAGCGCTACTGGAGCCACACATTCAGTGGCTTGAACGCTATTTTGAGGCAGGCGTTTTTCTTGCAGCAGGGCGTAAGGATCCGCGCACTGGCGGCATGCTAATGGCAAAAGATATCGATCGCGATCGGCTGGATGCGATCCTCGCAGAAGATCCCTTTGTCGCGGTTGCCCACTATGAGGTAACAAAGGTGAATGTGACACGCGCCTCAGATCCCTTTAAAACACTGGTCGGGATCTGA